AAGGCATCCGCACGTCAAGCATATCTATCCCGTGGCCGTTAATAAGTGTAAAGCCTGCTTCGATCTGACGGGCGACTTCGACAGCCCGGTTTCTGTCTGCCGACCATACCGAAGAACCTAATCCAAATTCGGTGTCATTTGCCATTTCGATCGCTTGTTCCAATGTTTGATAAGGGATTACAGGAATCACAGGACCAAACTGCTCACAACATACCAATGTTGATGTCGGATCGATGTCACGCACAACGGTCGGCAGGATATAATAACCGTTCTCCCATTCTTCCGGTTGCAGCTTTTGTCCCAACTCTCGGACGACAGCGTTGCTTTGTTTGGTTTGTTGAATCAAATCTTTCACAAATTGATACTGATTACGATTGTTCACCGGCCCCATGGTTGAACGTTCGTCCAAACCGTGCCCAACTTTAATTTCATCAACTACCTGGCACATCGTATCGAAAAATTTGTCATACATACTTTGAGGTACGTAAACCCGTTTTACCGCAAAGCAGATTTGTCCTGATCTGGTAAAAATCCCCTTAACCAACGCTGGCATGATCTCTGCCGGATTCACATCGTCCAAGATGATCGCCGGGTCATTCCCCCCCAGCTCCAGCGTAATGTTTTTGATGGTGGACGCGGCATCAGCCATCACATGCTTTGCTGTTTGAGTACCGCCGGTGAAAGAAATTTTCCTCACCAACGGATGGCGGGTGAGTGCCGCGCCCACATCCCCGTCCCCATTTACAACATTGATTACTCCAGGGGGCAAGACCGAAGCCATCTTTTTCAAAGCCAGAGTGAGCGCTGCAGGGGCGAACGGAGACGGTTTCACCACCACAGTGTTTCCTGTGATTAACGCGGGTGCAAGTTTCATCATTGCCAAAGCGATCGGGTAGTTCCAAGGGACGATAGCAGCGACAACACCCCTCGGGACTTTCTCGATTTCGATCCGGCAGGTTTCATCTTCAATCACTTGTGGAGTTAGATAGGATTCGGCAATTCCAGCAGTGAAACGGGTCACTCCCACGGCATATCCAAAGTCTACTTGAGTTTCACCTAATAAACCGCCATGCTCCCTCGCCAACAATGGACTCAATTGAGGAATTGACTCTTCCAATACTTTAGCGGCCGCCAACACTGCTTGGATCCGTTCACCCACATCAAGTTTTCGCCAAGACAGAAATGCGTTGTGGGCAGCCTCTACCGCATGATCGGCATCTTCGACAGTTCCTTTCGCAACTCGAGCCACCACATCAGTGAGACGCCCAGGGTCTTTGATTTCGTAGTAATTACTTGCGGGTACTTCACTATTGTTAATCCACATCTCAACTT
The nucleotide sequence above comes from Bacillus thermozeamaize. Encoded proteins:
- a CDS encoding aldehyde dehydrogenase, producing the protein MKDPGRLTDVVARVAKGTVEDADHAVEAAHNAFLSWRKLDVGERIQAVLAAAKVLEESIPQLSPLLAREHGGLLGETQVDFGYAVGVTRFTAGIAESYLTPQVIEDETCRIEIEKVPRGVVAAIVPWNYPIALAMMKLAPALITGNTVVVKPSPFAPAALTLALKKMASVLPPGVINVVNGDGDVGAALTRHPLVRKISFTGGTQTAKHVMADAASTIKNITLELGGNDPAIILDDVNPAEIMPALVKGIFTRSGQICFAVKRVYVPQSMYDKFFDTMCQVVDEIKVGHGLDERSTMGPVNNRNQYQFVKDLIQQTKQSNAVVRELGQKLQPEEWENGYYILPTVVRDIDPTSTLVCCEQFGPVIPVIPYQTLEQAIEMANDTEFGLGSSVWSADRNRAVEVARQIEAGFTLINGHGIDMLDVRMPFGGIKQSGIGREFTELSLADYIEYHGIRYLK